From Azospirillum sp. TSA2s, a single genomic window includes:
- a CDS encoding DUF6117 family protein — translation MSIPDFVKANFATLLRAAAAGDLALVQGTDARTGETRFILCAVGRDGGQVVLTPFGHLADGNPYELYHPPFDPGGGERARGAGAG, via the coding sequence ATGTCGATTCCCGATTTCGTGAAGGCGAATTTCGCGACGTTGCTGCGCGCCGCGGCGGCGGGCGATCTGGCGCTGGTGCAGGGCACCGACGCCCGCACCGGCGAGACCCGCTTCATTCTGTGCGCTGTCGGTCGGGACGGCGGACAGGTGGTGCTCACCCCCTTCGGGCATCTGGCCGATGGGAACCCCTACGAGCTTTACCACCCGCCGTTCGATCCCGGCGGCGGGGAGAGGGCGAGGGGGGCGGGGGCGGGCTGA